One genomic region from Jiangella sp. DSM 45060 encodes:
- a CDS encoding citrate synthase/methylcitrate synthase: MTAQVPRGLAGVVVTETVLGDVRGREGFYHYREYSAVELAANRSFEDVWHLMLFGALPSAEESVAFAGRVAGLRALTDEVRAALPAIARASAASGPMAGLRTALSLVGAAEGFRPVYDLTADERRDDTLLAGAVVPTLLAALYRLGQGLEPVEPRADLGHAANYLYMLSGQEPAPAHARAVERYLISTIDHGFNASTFTGRVIASTGADVAACLVGGIAALSGPLHGGAPSRALDTLDAIGTPDRIQAWVRERVLAGDRIMGFGHPVYRTEDPRSRMLRDIATGFGGPLADFAVEVERQVEAILAELKPGRELHTNVEFYAGVVMEQCGLPRAMFTPTFAVARVVGWTANILEQAADSKIIRPAARYVGPPPPVPVPAA; encoded by the coding sequence ATGACTGCACAGGTGCCGCGTGGACTGGCCGGGGTCGTCGTCACCGAGACCGTGTTGGGCGATGTCCGTGGCCGGGAGGGCTTCTACCACTACCGCGAGTACTCGGCCGTGGAGCTGGCCGCGAACCGCAGCTTCGAGGACGTCTGGCACCTCATGCTGTTCGGTGCGCTGCCGTCGGCGGAGGAGAGTGTCGCCTTCGCGGGCCGGGTCGCCGGACTGCGGGCGCTCACTGACGAGGTGCGTGCGGCGCTGCCGGCGATCGCCCGCGCGAGCGCCGCGTCAGGTCCGATGGCCGGGTTGCGTACGGCGCTGTCGCTGGTCGGCGCGGCGGAAGGGTTCCGGCCGGTCTACGACCTCACCGCCGACGAGCGGCGTGACGACACACTGCTGGCCGGTGCCGTCGTGCCGACGCTGCTGGCAGCACTGTACCGGCTCGGGCAGGGGCTGGAACCGGTCGAACCGCGCGCTGACCTCGGGCACGCGGCGAACTACCTGTACATGCTGTCCGGCCAGGAGCCGGCGCCCGCGCACGCCCGCGCCGTCGAGCGGTATCTGATCTCGACCATCGACCACGGCTTCAACGCGTCGACGTTCACCGGGCGGGTGATCGCCTCCACCGGCGCCGACGTCGCGGCCTGCCTGGTCGGCGGCATCGCGGCGCTGTCGGGCCCGCTGCACGGGGGCGCGCCGAGCCGGGCGCTGGACACCCTGGACGCCATCGGGACGCCGGACCGCATCCAGGCGTGGGTGCGGGAGCGGGTGCTGGCCGGCGACCGGATCATGGGCTTCGGCCACCCGGTGTACCGCACGGAGGATCCGCGCTCGCGGATGCTGCGCGACATCGCGACCGGTTTCGGCGGCCCACTGGCCGACTTCGCCGTCGAGGTGGAGCGGCAGGTCGAGGCGATCCTGGCCGAGCTCAAGCCCGGCCGCGAACTGCACACCAACGTCGAGTTCTACGCCGGCGTCGTCATGGAGCAGTGCGGTCTGCCGCGGGCGATGTTCACGCCGACGTTCGCGGTCGCCCGGGTCGTCGGCTGGACGGCGAACATCCTGGAGCAGGCGGCGGACAGCAAGATCATCCGGCCCGCCGCCCGCTACGTCGGCCCGCCTCCGCCCGTGCCCGTCCCGGCCGCCTGA